In the Shewanella sp. OMA3-2 genome, one interval contains:
- the ggt gene encoding gamma-glutamyltransferase — MSLTIKITPLLLSALVGVSLSSVGLHSPYAWANDEAIFSEMATAQPIFAKHGMVASQEAIASQIGVEILKQGGNAVDAAVAVGFALAVTLPRAGNIGGGGFMLVHLVKDNKTIAIDYRETAPSKAHRDIFLDEQGNAVDKLSREHGLAVGVPGTVMGMELALKQYGTMTLKQVIKPAIKLAKDGIIITSDLANSLAGTRSRISQWPSSKTIFYQADGSNFDVDDVLYQPELAHSLSLISKFGSKGFYQGETAEKIVSAVQQAGGVMTLADLAHYKAVEREPVRGTYRGYEVISMPAPSSGGIHIIEMLNVLEQFPIDKFGHNTAQTIHLMAETMKYAYADRSEFLGDPDFVKVPTAHLISKDYAHKIASKVTLHKTTPSSEILPGKVAGYESPQTTHYSVVDKWGNAVSNTYTLNFSYGSGLVAKGTGILLNNEMDDFSVKAGVPNGYGLIGGEANAVKGNKRPLSSMSPTIVMKEGKPFIVTGSPGGSRIINITLQIIMNVIDHQLNIAEATAAARVHHQWLPDFLWVERSLNQDTISLLEAKGHNVKIQQSIGSTQSIMVTEQGKYGASDPRRAGSAAVGY, encoded by the coding sequence GTGTCCCTCACGATAAAAATCACTCCATTACTCTTATCTGCTTTGGTTGGCGTTAGCTTGTCATCTGTGGGGTTACATTCACCCTATGCATGGGCCAATGATGAAGCTATTTTCAGTGAAATGGCTACTGCACAGCCTATTTTTGCCAAACACGGCATGGTAGCGAGCCAAGAAGCCATCGCCAGTCAAATAGGTGTGGAAATTCTTAAACAAGGCGGTAATGCCGTCGATGCTGCTGTTGCGGTTGGTTTTGCACTAGCGGTAACATTACCGCGAGCGGGTAATATTGGTGGTGGCGGCTTTATGTTAGTCCATCTTGTCAAAGATAATAAAACCATTGCGATTGATTATCGCGAAACGGCACCAAGCAAAGCCCATAGAGATATTTTTCTAGATGAACAAGGTAACGCGGTTGATAAATTAAGTCGCGAACACGGTTTAGCAGTAGGTGTTCCTGGGACTGTGATGGGAATGGAGTTAGCGTTAAAGCAATACGGTACTATGACGCTTAAACAAGTGATAAAACCGGCAATCAAGCTCGCCAAAGATGGCATTATTATCACATCAGATTTAGCCAACTCTTTGGCTGGTACACGAAGCCGTATTAGCCAATGGCCAAGCTCTAAAACAATTTTTTATCAAGCAGATGGCAGTAACTTTGATGTTGATGATGTGTTATATCAACCAGAATTAGCCCATTCACTCTCGTTAATTTCTAAGTTTGGTAGTAAAGGTTTTTATCAAGGTGAAACCGCTGAAAAAATAGTCAGCGCGGTGCAGCAAGCTGGCGGAGTAATGACATTAGCTGATTTAGCTCATTATAAAGCAGTAGAACGTGAACCCGTTCGTGGTACATATCGAGGTTATGAAGTGATTTCGATGCCAGCACCTTCTTCTGGCGGTATCCATATTATAGAAATGCTAAACGTACTGGAACAATTTCCTATCGATAAATTTGGTCATAACACTGCGCAAACAATACATCTTATGGCTGAAACGATGAAGTACGCCTATGCCGATCGCAGCGAGTTTTTAGGTGATCCTGACTTTGTCAAAGTCCCCACAGCTCATTTGATCAGCAAAGATTATGCTCACAAAATTGCCAGTAAAGTGACCTTACATAAAACCACTCCAAGCAGTGAAATTCTGCCAGGTAAAGTGGCTGGCTATGAAAGCCCGCAAACAACACACTATTCAGTCGTCGATAAATGGGGTAACGCGGTATCCAATACCTACACTTTAAACTTTAGTTATGGCTCTGGGCTGGTGGCAAAAGGTACCGGGATACTACTCAATAATGAAATGGATGACTTCTCAGTTAAAGCTGGCGTACCAAACGGTTACGGACTGATTGGTGGAGAAGCTAATGCTGTAAAGGGTAATAAACGACCGCTCAGCTCAATGAGCCCAACTATCGTAATGAAAGAAGGTAAACCTTTTATTGTGACTGGTAGCCCTGGTGGTTCTAGAATTATTAATATCACCTTACAGATCATCATGAATGTGATTGATCATCAACTGAATATTGCTGAAGCCACCGCCGCGGCACGTGTTCATCACCAATGGTTACCTGATTTTTTATGGGTAGAGCGCAGCTTAAATCAAGACACTATTTCACTGCTAGAAGCAAAAGGTCATAACGTTAAAATTCAACAATCTATTGGTAGTACCCAGTCAATAATGGTGACTGAACAAGGTAAATATGGTGCATCTGATCCTCGAAGAGCAGGTTCTGCAGCCGTAGGTTACTAA
- a CDS encoding peptidogalycan biosysnthesis protein — protein MSSAYTFSHVLSIEEIGQGKWTQYFGESNPFMRYAFLQQLEHSACVGDGTGWQINHLIITDKLTAEIAAIMPLYQKTHSWGEYVFDWAWAEAYGRNQLEYYPKLVTSVPFIPASGQRIGFNPAMMQEAKQALLLSLCGYLHAKLVQQDYSSWHGLFISEQEQTLWPKDAAITW, from the coding sequence TTGTCATCTGCGTATACATTTTCACATGTTTTGAGTATTGAAGAGATAGGCCAAGGCAAGTGGACTCAATATTTTGGTGAGTCCAATCCCTTTATGCGATATGCATTTTTACAGCAATTAGAACATTCAGCTTGTGTAGGAGATGGCACAGGCTGGCAAATTAATCACCTTATTATAACCGACAAATTAACCGCAGAAATTGCTGCGATTATGCCTTTGTATCAAAAAACACATTCATGGGGAGAGTATGTCTTTGATTGGGCCTGGGCTGAGGCTTATGGGCGTAATCAATTAGAATATTATCCTAAGCTGGTGACCAGTGTGCCTTTTATCCCCGCTTCTGGCCAAAGAATAGGGTTTAACCCAGCAATGATGCAAGAAGCTAAGCAGGCTCTTTTACTAAGTTTGTGTGGGTATCTACATGCTAAGCTGGTCCAACAGGATTATTCTTCATGGCACGGCTTGTTTATTAGCGAACAAGAACAAACTTTATGGCCTAAAGATGCCGCGATAACCTGGTAG
- a CDS encoding GNAT family N-acetyltransferase → MVGTQFHWRNRNYTDFSDFLAAMTSRKRKNISKERQLVANYQLSFRFVIGAEASLEQWQHFIKCYQMTYQKRSGHQGYLNGAFFLGLRQTMGEAIRLLIVTDANDQMIASALFFVSDTHLYGRYWGTLIELDGLHFESCYYQGIDYAIANNLVIFDAGAQGEHKVARGFEPRLTYSKHIITHPAFNDAISHYCQQEQDQMNLYMTQIAQQLPFKNSVNFD, encoded by the coding sequence CTGGTAGGGACCCAATTTCATTGGCGCAATAGAAATTACACAGACTTCAGTGATTTTTTAGCTGCAATGACGTCAAGAAAACGCAAGAATATCAGTAAAGAAAGACAGTTAGTTGCTAACTACCAATTAAGTTTTCGTTTCGTTATTGGTGCAGAGGCATCGCTTGAACAATGGCAGCATTTTATTAAATGCTATCAAATGACCTATCAAAAACGTTCAGGACATCAAGGGTATTTAAACGGGGCTTTTTTTCTTGGGTTGCGACAAACTATGGGGGAGGCGATTCGATTACTGATTGTCACCGATGCAAATGATCAAATGATCGCATCAGCATTATTTTTTGTATCTGATACTCACTTGTATGGTCGATACTGGGGCACATTAATTGAGCTTGATGGGTTACATTTTGAAAGCTGCTATTACCAAGGTATTGACTACGCAATAGCTAATAATCTAGTAATTTTTGATGCGGGTGCCCAAGGTGAACATAAAGTGGCTAGAGGGTTTGAACCTAGACTAACGTATTCAAAACACATTATTACTCATCCCGCGTTTAATGACGCTATTAGTCATTATTGCCAGCAAGAGCAAGATCAAATGAACTTGTATATGACACAAATTGCACAACAATTACCGTTTAAAAATTCAGTTAATTTTGATTGA
- a CDS encoding LysE family translocator: MPDYAVLAVFIPTFFFVSITPGMCMTLAMTLGMSIGVRRTLWMMIGELIGVAIVAIAAVLGVASIMLNYPQIFEILKWLGGAYLIYIGVNMWRSKGKMAVIDGQQVNTRRLSLISQGFITAIANPKGWAFMISLLPPFISVDKPVVTQLVVLLGIIMVTESASMLAYASGGKSLRLFLSRGDNIRWLNRIAGSLMILVGFWLALG; encoded by the coding sequence ATGCCTGATTACGCTGTACTCGCTGTATTTATCCCAACCTTCTTCTTTGTATCCATCACTCCTGGCATGTGCATGACCTTAGCAATGACCCTAGGCATGAGTATTGGCGTAAGACGCACATTGTGGATGATGATAGGTGAACTCATTGGTGTGGCGATTGTGGCGATAGCCGCGGTGCTCGGTGTTGCTAGCATCATGCTTAACTATCCACAGATATTTGAAATATTAAAATGGTTAGGCGGAGCTTACCTTATCTACATTGGCGTTAACATGTGGCGTTCGAAAGGCAAAATGGCTGTTATTGATGGCCAACAGGTTAATACTCGTCGGTTAAGTTTGATCAGTCAGGGATTTATCACCGCTATAGCTAACCCTAAAGGATGGGCATTTATGATATCGCTATTACCCCCTTTTATCAGTGTCGATAAACCGGTTGTTACTCAGTTAGTTGTTTTATTGGGGATCATAATGGTAACAGAATCCGCCTCAATGCTGGCATACGCCAGTGGTGGTAAAAGCTTACGGTTATTTTTATCCCGCGGCGATAACATTCGTTGGTTGAACCGTATTGCCGGCAGCTTAATGATACTCGTGGGGTTCTGGTTGGCACTCGGTTAA